One region of Planctomycetota bacterium genomic DNA includes:
- a CDS encoding phage Gp37/Gp68 family protein, translating into MALSSSIEWTDATWNPVAGCTPVSAGCLNCYAARMALRLSHVPGKTAEKYGGTARRSKRGLPVFSGQIVLDREALGVPLSWRKPRLIFVNSMSDVFHEKVPAEYVAEIFDVMERCPQHTFQVLTKRPERAAGLASSLPWPSNVWFGTSVESAQVKDRITHLRKVPAAVRFLSCEPLLGPLPQLALKGIGWVIVGGESGPGARPMNEEWVRQIRDQCVRRDVPFFFKQWGGVQKKRHGRTLDNRTWDQLPVAVAV; encoded by the coding sequence GTGGCTCTCAGCAGCAGCATTGAGTGGACAGACGCGACGTGGAACCCAGTAGCAGGTTGCACCCCCGTTTCGGCTGGCTGTTTGAATTGTTACGCCGCGAGGATGGCCTTGCGCCTGTCGCACGTGCCGGGGAAGACAGCGGAGAAGTACGGAGGAACAGCTCGTCGATCAAAGCGCGGTCTGCCCGTTTTCTCGGGTCAAATCGTTCTTGATCGCGAAGCTCTGGGCGTGCCCTTGTCGTGGCGAAAGCCTCGGCTGATTTTCGTGAATTCGATGAGCGATGTGTTCCACGAGAAGGTGCCGGCGGAGTACGTCGCAGAGATTTTCGACGTGATGGAGCGATGCCCGCAGCACACCTTTCAGGTCCTGACGAAGCGACCCGAGCGGGCGGCAGGATTGGCGTCGTCGCTGCCGTGGCCGTCGAACGTCTGGTTCGGGACCAGCGTGGAGAGCGCCCAGGTAAAAGACCGGATAACACACCTTCGCAAAGTGCCGGCTGCCGTGCGGTTCCTCTCATGCGAGCCGTTGCTCGGACCGCTGCCACAGCTCGCGCTCAAGGGCATCGGCTGGGTGATCGTCGGCGGCGAGTCCGGGCCGGGGGCGCGGCCGATGAACGAGGAATGGGTGCGTCAGATTCGAGATCAGTGCGTCCGACGTGATGTGCCGTTCTTCTTCAAGCAATGGGGAGGCGTGCAGAAAAAGCGGCACGGGCGAACGCTCGATAACCGAACTTGGGACCAATTGCCGGTTGCCGTTGCTGTTTAA
- a CDS encoding GNAT family N-acetyltransferase, with product MHTLVPWTDALLPHFERLNREWLEAHFVVEAKDVEMFRDPKAAFIDGGGTIVFAVGDDGMPVGCAAARRVDETTFELAKMAVTADARGQGIGRRLGEAIIAHARQAGASRVILISNSKLDAALRLYERLGFRHDTPPTDTGYARCDIYMVLSL from the coding sequence GTGCACACCCTTGTCCCATGGACCGACGCCCTGCTGCCGCACTTTGAGCGGTTGAACCGTGAGTGGCTCGAAGCGCACTTCGTCGTCGAGGCCAAGGACGTCGAGATGTTTCGCGATCCGAAGGCGGCCTTCATCGACGGTGGCGGGACGATCGTCTTCGCGGTGGGCGACGACGGCATGCCCGTCGGGTGTGCAGCAGCGCGGCGGGTGGACGAGACGACCTTCGAGCTGGCCAAGATGGCCGTCACCGCAGACGCCCGCGGCCAGGGCATCGGCCGACGGCTCGGCGAAGCGATCATCGCCCACGCCCGGCAGGCCGGCGCGTCGCGGGTGATCCTGATTAGCAACAGCAAGCTCGACGCCGCCCTGCGTCTGTACGAGCGTCTTGGATTCCGACACGACACCCCGCCGACCGACACGGGCTACGCGCGGTGCGACATCTACATGGTCCTTTCGCTCTGA